One window of the Streptomyces sp. NBC_00259 genome contains the following:
- a CDS encoding WXG100 family type VII secretion target, protein MTGGTLTDPKGPGDLRAKRDHLTRLADDLDDMQDRLNQQVQRMDAIVDTIEAGWQGPAGAAYRKFHRAAAEDAVRIREVMKVLEAAVRMSRDGFTETELDVLDRLRQVRVDVNSEVERLSTPNSEPAGTAHPRSGLETL, encoded by the coding sequence GTGACGGGGGGAACGTTGACCGATCCGAAAGGGCCTGGAGATCTCCGGGCGAAGAGAGACCACCTCACCAGGCTGGCCGACGATCTCGACGACATGCAGGACCGGTTGAACCAGCAAGTCCAGCGCATGGACGCCATCGTCGACACCATCGAGGCCGGTTGGCAGGGTCCCGCTGGTGCGGCGTACCGGAAATTCCACAGGGCGGCGGCGGAGGACGCCGTGCGCATCCGCGAAGTGATGAAGGTGCTGGAGGCGGCTGTACGGATGAGCCGGGACGGGTTCACGGAAACGGAGCTGGACGTCCTCGACCGCCTCCGACAGGTCCGTGTCGATGTCAACAGTGAAGTGGAGCGACTCTCCACTCCGAACTCGGAACCGGCCGGGACCGCGCACCCGCGCAGCGGCCTCGAGACGCTGTGA
- the acnA gene encoding aconitate hydratase AcnA: MSANSFDARSTLRVGDESYEIFRLDKVEGSARLPYSLKVLLENLLRTEDGANITADHIRAVGGWDSQAQPSQEIQFTPARVIMQDFTGVPCVVDLATMREAVKELGGDPAKVNPLSPAELVIDHSVIADKFGTNDAFAQNVELEYGRNKERYQFLRWGQTAFDDFKVVPPGTGIVHQVNIEHLARTVMVRNGQAYPDTLVGTDSHTTMVNGLGVLGWGVGGIEAEAAMLGQPVSMLIPRVVGFKLTGELQPGTTATDLVLTITEMLRKHGVVGKFVEFYGEGVAATSLANRATIGNMSPEFGSTAAIFPIDDETIKYLKLTGRDAQQLALVEAYAKEQGLWLDPAAEPDFSEKLELDLATVVPSIAGPKRPQDRIVLANAAQQFAQDVRNYVEDDDEAGKESFPASDAPAASNGVPTRPTTVTAPDGTTYEIDHGAVTVAAITSCTNTSNPYVMVAAALVAKKAVEKGLTRKPWVKTTLAPGSKVVTDYFDKAGLTPYLDKVGFNLVGYGCTTCIGNSGPLPEEVSKAVNEHDLAVTSVLSGNRNFEGRINPDVKMNYLASPPLVVAYALAGSMKVDVTREALGTDTEGNPVFLKDIWPSEAEVNDVVANAIGEDMFNKSYQDVFAGDAQWQALPIPTGNTFEWDAESTYVRKPPYFEGMTMDPAPVTDIAGARVLAKLGDSVTTDHISPAGAIKADTPAGKYLTEHGVERRDFNSYGSRRGNHEVMIRGTFANIRLRNQIAPGTEGGYTRDFTQADAPVSFIYDASRNYIEQGIPLVVLAGKEYGSGSSRDWAAKGTALLGVKAVIAESYERIHRSNLIGMGVLPLQFPEGATAESLGLTGEETFSFAGVTELNEGRTPRTVKVTTDTGVEFDAVVRIDTPGEADYYRNGGIMQYVLRNLIRK; this comes from the coding sequence GTGTCGGCGAACAGCTTCGACGCCCGCAGCACACTGCGTGTGGGCGACGAGTCGTACGAGATCTTCAGGCTGGACAAGGTCGAGGGCTCCGCGCGCCTCCCTTACAGCCTCAAGGTCCTGCTGGAGAACCTGCTCCGCACCGAGGACGGCGCGAACATCACCGCCGACCACATCCGGGCGGTCGGTGGCTGGGACTCGCAGGCGCAGCCGAGCCAGGAGATCCAGTTCACGCCGGCCCGCGTGATCATGCAGGACTTCACCGGCGTGCCCTGTGTCGTGGACCTCGCCACCATGCGTGAGGCCGTCAAGGAGCTCGGCGGCGACCCGGCGAAGGTCAACCCGCTCTCCCCGGCCGAGCTGGTCATCGACCACTCCGTCATCGCCGACAAGTTCGGTACGAATGACGCCTTCGCGCAGAACGTGGAGCTGGAGTACGGCCGCAACAAGGAGCGCTACCAGTTCCTGCGCTGGGGCCAGACCGCGTTCGACGACTTCAAGGTCGTCCCGCCGGGCACCGGCATCGTCCACCAGGTGAACATCGAGCACCTCGCGCGTACGGTCATGGTCCGTAACGGCCAGGCGTACCCCGACACCCTCGTCGGCACCGACTCGCACACCACGATGGTCAACGGCCTCGGCGTCCTGGGCTGGGGCGTCGGCGGCATCGAGGCCGAGGCCGCGATGCTCGGCCAGCCGGTCTCGATGCTCATCCCGCGCGTCGTCGGCTTCAAGCTCACGGGTGAGCTGCAGCCCGGCACCACCGCCACCGACCTCGTCCTCACGATCACCGAGATGCTGCGCAAGCACGGCGTCGTCGGCAAGTTCGTCGAGTTCTACGGCGAGGGCGTGGCGGCGACGAGCCTCGCCAACCGCGCCACCATCGGCAACATGTCGCCGGAGTTCGGCTCCACCGCCGCGATCTTCCCGATCGACGACGAGACCATCAAGTACCTGAAGCTGACGGGCCGCGACGCCCAGCAGCTCGCGCTGGTCGAGGCGTACGCCAAGGAGCAGGGCCTCTGGCTGGACCCGGCCGCCGAGCCCGACTTCTCCGAGAAGCTGGAGCTCGACCTCGCCACGGTCGTCCCCTCCATCGCCGGCCCGAAGCGCCCGCAGGACCGTATCGTCCTCGCCAACGCCGCCCAGCAGTTCGCGCAGGACGTGCGCAACTACGTCGAGGACGACGACGAGGCGGGCAAGGAGTCCTTCCCGGCCTCCGACGCCCCCGCCGCGTCCAACGGTGTGCCGACCCGCCCGACCACGGTCACCGCCCCCGACGGCACGACGTACGAGATCGACCACGGCGCCGTCACCGTCGCCGCGATCACCTCCTGCACCAACACCTCGAACCCGTACGTCATGGTCGCCGCCGCGCTGGTGGCGAAGAAGGCCGTCGAGAAGGGTCTGACCCGCAAGCCGTGGGTCAAGACCACCCTCGCCCCGGGCTCCAAGGTCGTCACCGACTACTTCGACAAGGCGGGCCTGACCCCGTACCTCGACAAGGTCGGCTTCAACCTCGTCGGCTACGGCTGCACCACCTGCATCGGCAACTCCGGCCCGCTGCCGGAGGAGGTCTCCAAGGCCGTCAACGAGCACGACCTCGCCGTCACCTCGGTGCTGTCCGGCAACCGCAACTTCGAGGGCCGCATCAACCCCGACGTCAAGATGAACTACCTGGCGTCCCCGCCGCTGGTCGTCGCGTACGCCCTCGCGGGTTCCATGAAGGTGGACGTCACCCGTGAGGCGCTCGGCACCGACACCGAGGGCAACCCCGTCTTCCTGAAGGACATCTGGCCCTCCGAGGCCGAGGTCAACGACGTCGTGGCCAACGCCATCGGCGAGGACATGTTCAACAAGTCCTACCAGGACGTCTTCGCGGGCGACGCCCAGTGGCAGGCGCTGCCGATCCCGACCGGCAACACCTTCGAGTGGGACGCCGAGTCGACCTACGTCCGCAAGCCCCCGTACTTCGAGGGCATGACGATGGACCCGGCCCCGGTCACCGACATCGCCGGTGCCCGCGTCCTGGCCAAGCTGGGCGACTCGGTCACCACCGACCACATCTCCCCGGCCGGCGCCATCAAGGCCGACACCCCGGCCGGCAAGTACCTCACCGAGCACGGTGTGGAGCGTCGTGACTTCAACTCCTACGGCTCGCGCCGGGGCAACCACGAGGTCATGATCCGCGGCACGTTCGCCAACATCCGCCTGCGCAACCAGATCGCGCCGGGCACCGAGGGCGGCTACACCCGCGACTTCACCCAGGCTGACGCGCCGGTGTCGTTCATCTACGACGCCTCGCGCAACTACATCGAGCAGGGCATCCCCCTGGTCGTCCTGGCCGGCAAGGAGTACGGCTCCGGCTCGTCCCGCGACTGGGCCGCCAAGGGCACCGCGCTGCTCGGCGTCAAGGCCGTCATCGCCGAGTCGTACGAGCGCATCCACCGCTCGAACCTCATCGGCATGGGTGTCCTCCCGCTCCAGTTCCCGGAGGGCGCCACGGCCGAGTCCCTCGGCCTGACCGGCGAGGAGACCTTCTCCTTCGCGGGCGTCACCGAGCTCAACGAGGGCCGTACGCCGCGCACGGTGAAGGTCACCACCGACACCGGTGTCGAGTTCGACGCGGTCGTCCGCATCGACACCCCCGGTGAGGCGGACTACTACCGCAACGGCGGCATCATGCAGTACGTGCTGCGCAACCTGATCCGCAAGTAG
- a CDS encoding FG-GAP repeat domain-containing protein yields the protein MAPLFGRKRGRALTRIAVAAVATALAVTGTGAASAADRPAPAAAPSSVSAQAPAPSVGAAADPRPAARPNGSRAQAEPGDAPINALYGADRAGDLYGYPPNGTGGLDSRVLVGFDWGVIKHATQADHDADGSSDGVWEINNGGQLFYAPFGGEPASVGGGWNIYNKVLSPGNLAGAAADDLIARDASGVLWIYLGYGNGTLTGRTKVGPGWNMYNQIAGQGDLSGDGRPDIVARDGAGVLWLYRGTGNRTAPFAARTKIGSGWNLFNTLVSVGDIDIDGTTDLIARDAAGALWLYRGTGNAAAPYQARVKIGTSGWNTYRLLF from the coding sequence GTGGCCCCACTCTTCGGCCGTAAGCGCGGCCGGGCCCTTACTCGTATCGCCGTGGCGGCGGTCGCCACGGCGCTCGCCGTCACCGGCACCGGTGCGGCGTCCGCGGCCGACCGGCCGGCGCCCGCCGCGGCGCCGTCATCGGTATCCGCACAGGCGCCGGCGCCGTCGGTCGGCGCCGCCGCCGATCCTCGCCCCGCCGCGCGCCCGAACGGATCCCGCGCGCAGGCGGAGCCGGGTGACGCTCCGATCAACGCCCTGTACGGCGCCGACCGGGCAGGTGACCTGTACGGCTATCCGCCGAACGGCACGGGCGGTCTCGACAGCCGGGTGCTCGTCGGCTTCGACTGGGGCGTCATCAAGCACGCCACCCAGGCCGACCACGACGCCGACGGGAGCTCCGACGGCGTCTGGGAGATCAACAACGGCGGACAGCTGTTCTACGCCCCGTTCGGCGGGGAACCGGCCTCCGTCGGCGGCGGCTGGAACATCTACAACAAGGTGCTCTCCCCGGGGAACCTCGCCGGCGCCGCGGCCGACGACCTGATCGCCCGGGACGCCTCCGGTGTCCTGTGGATCTACCTGGGGTACGGCAACGGAACGCTGACGGGCCGTACCAAGGTCGGCCCGGGCTGGAACATGTACAACCAGATCGCCGGCCAGGGCGACCTGAGCGGCGACGGCCGGCCCGACATCGTCGCGCGTGACGGCGCGGGGGTGCTGTGGCTCTACCGGGGCACCGGGAACCGCACGGCGCCGTTCGCCGCGCGCACGAAGATCGGCTCCGGCTGGAACCTGTTCAACACCCTGGTCTCCGTCGGTGACATCGACATCGACGGGACGACGGACCTGATCGCCCGTGACGCGGCCGGAGCGCTCTGGCTCTACCGGGGCACCGGCAACGCCGCCGCCCCGTACCAGGCGCGGGTCAAGATCGGTACGAGCGGCTGGAACACCTACCGTCTGCTGTTCTGA
- a CDS encoding acyl-CoA thioesterase/bile acid-CoA:amino acid N-acyltransferase family protein, with amino-acid sequence MELTIAPGEGLVDEVPELVVQGLRPHEQVTVRIDVTDAAGRAWRSDNRYRADAHGVAGPAMSAPLAGSYSGVDPSGPWWSMHSVQRHRSPVIFMAPDDQLTWTVRCAADRARQVRRTVVRRWRARRVTRTESMDEGLRVVRFAPRPLGSGPRPVVVLIPGSTSMEAVTPTAALLASRCGFTTVVLGYVGGQGQPRTVANVPLERFTRAVSALAERRRVAVVAHSVGTGGALAALALARVPVRAVVAIAPTHVVWQALGSGGRPPMTSSWTYRAAPLPYVPVRGELLLPQLARHALLRRLPGGGSRSTALRLRSAYGAGLWDSAAVKKALIPVEHITAPLLAVAGTDDAVWPSEAMARALVERRRTVAAQDDLLIHPGAGHFMRPPLVPTTADRDGILVSGGTPQANALAQAETWAAMTRFLERHLGFTEPADA; translated from the coding sequence GTGGAACTGACCATCGCGCCCGGTGAGGGACTCGTCGACGAGGTCCCGGAGCTCGTCGTCCAAGGGCTCCGCCCGCATGAGCAGGTGACGGTCCGGATCGACGTGACCGATGCCGCCGGGAGGGCCTGGCGGTCGGACAACCGTTACCGCGCGGACGCCCACGGCGTTGCCGGCCCGGCGATGAGCGCGCCGCTGGCGGGCTCCTACAGCGGCGTTGATCCGTCGGGTCCCTGGTGGTCGATGCACAGTGTGCAACGTCACCGGTCACCGGTCATCTTCATGGCGCCGGACGACCAGTTGACGTGGACCGTGCGCTGCGCGGCCGACCGGGCGCGCCAGGTCCGGCGGACGGTCGTACGGCGCTGGCGTGCCCGGCGGGTCACCCGGACGGAGTCGATGGACGAGGGGCTGCGGGTCGTCCGGTTCGCCCCGCGCCCGCTCGGCTCCGGGCCCCGGCCGGTGGTGGTCCTGATCCCGGGATCCACCAGCATGGAGGCGGTCACGCCGACGGCCGCGCTGCTGGCGTCCCGGTGCGGCTTCACGACGGTGGTGCTGGGTTACGTGGGCGGTCAGGGGCAGCCCCGGACGGTCGCGAACGTTCCGCTCGAACGGTTCACCCGGGCGGTATCGGCGCTGGCGGAGCGCCGGCGGGTCGCCGTCGTCGCCCATTCGGTGGGCACGGGCGGGGCGCTGGCGGCGTTGGCCCTGGCCCGGGTCCCGGTGCGGGCGGTGGTGGCGATCGCACCGACGCATGTCGTCTGGCAGGCGCTCGGCTCCGGCGGCCGGCCGCCGATGACCTCCTCGTGGACGTACCGCGCGGCCCCGCTGCCCTATGTGCCGGTGCGGGGTGAACTGCTGCTGCCGCAGCTGGCCCGGCACGCCCTGCTGCGGCGGCTGCCCGGCGGAGGGTCGCGCTCCACGGCGCTGCGGCTACGGTCCGCGTACGGGGCGGGGCTCTGGGACTCCGCCGCGGTGAAGAAGGCGCTGATCCCGGTGGAGCACATCACGGCTCCCCTGCTGGCCGTCGCCGGCACGGACGACGCCGTGTGGCCGTCCGAGGCGATGGCCCGCGCCCTGGTCGAGCGCCGCCGTACCGTCGCGGCCCAGGACGACCTGCTGATCCACCCGGGCGCCGGGCACTTCATGCGCCCTCCGCTGGTCCCGACGACCGCGGACCGAGACGGGATCCTCGTCTCCGGCGGCACGCCGCAGGCCAACGCGCTGGCGCAGGCCGAGACATGGGCGGCGATGACCCGGTTCCTGGAGCGTCACCTCGGCTTCACGGAGCCCGCGGACGCGTAG
- a CDS encoding GH92 family glycosyl hydrolase: MRPRSSLRHPRHPRYRQARAAALVAAASLLVVTAQSAAVALPAQAAAPAREFSTSFEADEAQPDWRNTVETGPDGKKRSSGIDGGFSSGIPGNVTDKVVEVRASAENSGGGETKENLVDLQPSTKWLAFEPAGWAEFSMDAPVKVVTYALTSANDFDERDPKDWTLQGSADGKDWKVLDTRKGETFDKRFQTKTYDIEASNAAAYGHYRLEITANNGASGILQLADVQFSDGDTSAPAPEDMRSQVDRGPAGSPTAKAGAGFTGTRALKYAGTHKPDGRAYSYNKVFDVDTAVRRDTELSYRVFPSLPETDLNYPATNVAVDLAFTDGTYLSDLRAVDSHGGLLTPQGQGAAERLYVNQWNQVASGIGSVAAGKTVDRILVAYDSPKGPAKFQGWIDDVRIAPEAPQKRLAHLSDYASTVRGTNSSGSFSRGNTFPATAVPHGFNFWTPVTNAGSLSWLYEYARANNADNLPTVQAFSASHEPSPWMGDRQTFQLMPSAAEGTPDPARTARALPFRHEKETARPHYYGVTFENGLKAEIAPTDHAAMMRFTYPGENAAVIFDNVTDQAGLTLDPGTSSFTGYSDVKSGLSTGATRLFVYGVFDAPVTSSAAEGVRGHLRFDAGKDRTVTLRIATSLISVDQAKKNLAGEIPASAGFGTVRDRAQDAWDDILGRVEVEGATHDQLVTLYSSLYRLYLYPNSGFEKVDGKDRYASPFSPQTGPDTPTHTGAKIVDGKVYVNNGFWDTYRTTWPAYSFLTPKKAGELVDGFVQQYKDGGWISRWSSPGYADLMTGTSSDVAFADAYVKGVRGFDAEAAYEAALKNATVAPPSKGVGRKGMETSPFLGYAPTETHEGLSWSLEGYLNDYGLSKMADALHAKTKKARYKEESAYFLNRARNYVSLFDTKAGFFQGRNAKGDWRVPSDQYDPRIWGYDYTETNGWGYAFTAPQDSRGLANVYGGRAELGKKLDTYFATPETASPEFVGSYGSVIHEMTEARDVRMGMYGHSNQVAHHVTYMYNAASQPWKTQEKVREVLSRLYTGSEIGQGYHGDEDNGEQSAWFLFSALGFYPLVMGSGEYAVGSPLFTKATVHLDNGRDLVVKAPKNSARNIYVQGLKVNGKRWNSTALPHSLLARGGTLEFDMGAKPSKWGTGSSAAPVSVTRDDKVPSPRHDAISGPGALFDNTSGTEAALEASVDLPVAAGTRAVQYTLTSSARDKAPAGWVLQGSKDGTAWTDVDRRSGETFAWDKQTRVFTVARPGTYQKYRLVPAGAQAQTVLAEVELIS; this comes from the coding sequence ATGCGGCCCAGATCCAGCCTTCGGCATCCTCGGCATCCTCGGTACAGACAAGCCCGCGCGGCCGCCCTGGTGGCGGCCGCTTCCCTGCTGGTGGTGACGGCGCAGTCGGCCGCCGTCGCGCTCCCCGCCCAAGCCGCCGCGCCGGCGCGGGAATTCAGCACGTCCTTCGAAGCGGATGAAGCCCAGCCCGACTGGCGCAATACCGTGGAAACGGGACCTGACGGAAAGAAGCGGTCATCGGGCATCGACGGCGGCTTCTCCTCGGGCATACCGGGCAATGTCACCGACAAGGTCGTCGAGGTGCGTGCCAGCGCCGAGAACTCCGGCGGCGGTGAGACCAAGGAGAATCTGGTCGATCTCCAGCCGTCCACCAAATGGCTGGCGTTCGAGCCGGCCGGCTGGGCCGAGTTCTCCATGGACGCCCCGGTCAAGGTCGTCACCTACGCGCTGACGTCGGCGAACGACTTCGACGAGCGCGACCCGAAGGACTGGACCCTCCAGGGCTCGGCGGACGGCAAGGACTGGAAGGTCCTGGACACCCGCAAGGGCGAGACGTTCGACAAGCGGTTCCAGACGAAGACGTACGACATCGAGGCGTCGAACGCCGCCGCGTACGGGCACTACCGGCTGGAGATCACCGCCAACAACGGCGCCTCGGGCATCCTCCAGCTCGCCGACGTCCAGTTCTCCGACGGCGACACGAGCGCCCCGGCGCCCGAGGACATGCGCAGCCAGGTCGACCGCGGCCCCGCCGGCTCCCCCACGGCGAAGGCCGGCGCCGGATTCACCGGGACACGCGCCCTGAAGTACGCGGGCACGCACAAGCCGGACGGCCGCGCCTACTCGTACAACAAGGTCTTCGACGTCGACACGGCGGTGCGGCGCGACACGGAGCTGTCGTACCGCGTCTTCCCCTCGCTGCCCGAGACCGATCTCAACTATCCGGCCACGAACGTGGCGGTCGATCTCGCGTTCACCGACGGCACCTATCTGAGTGACCTCCGGGCGGTGGACTCGCACGGCGGGCTGTTGACGCCGCAGGGCCAGGGCGCGGCCGAGCGGCTCTACGTCAACCAGTGGAACCAGGTGGCTTCCGGCATCGGGTCGGTCGCCGCCGGCAAGACCGTGGACCGGATCCTGGTGGCGTACGACTCGCCGAAGGGCCCGGCGAAGTTCCAGGGCTGGATCGACGACGTCCGTATCGCCCCCGAGGCGCCCCAGAAGCGGCTCGCGCATCTGTCGGACTACGCCTCGACGGTGCGCGGCACGAACTCCAGCGGCTCGTTCTCGCGCGGCAACACCTTCCCGGCCACCGCGGTCCCGCACGGCTTCAACTTCTGGACGCCGGTGACCAACGCGGGCTCGCTGAGCTGGCTGTACGAGTACGCGCGCGCCAACAACGCGGACAATCTGCCGACGGTGCAGGCGTTCAGCGCCAGCCATGAGCCGAGCCCCTGGATGGGCGACCGGCAGACCTTCCAGCTGATGCCGTCCGCCGCCGAGGGCACCCCCGACCCGGCGCGTACCGCCCGTGCGCTGCCCTTCCGCCACGAGAAGGAGACCGCGCGCCCGCACTACTACGGCGTGACGTTCGAGAACGGGCTGAAGGCGGAGATCGCTCCCACCGATCACGCCGCGATGATGCGGTTCACCTACCCGGGTGAGAACGCGGCGGTGATCTTCGACAACGTCACCGACCAGGCCGGGCTCACGCTCGACCCGGGGACCAGCTCCTTCACCGGCTACTCGGACGTCAAGAGCGGACTGTCGACGGGTGCGACACGGCTGTTCGTGTACGGCGTCTTCGACGCGCCCGTCACCTCGTCCGCGGCGGAGGGAGTACGGGGTCATCTCCGCTTCGACGCCGGCAAGGACCGTACGGTGACATTGCGCATTGCAACGTCACTGATCAGCGTGGACCAGGCGAAGAAGAACCTGGCGGGCGAGATCCCCGCCTCGGCGGGCTTCGGCACGGTCAGGGACCGGGCCCAGGACGCCTGGGACGACATCCTCGGCCGGGTCGAGGTCGAGGGCGCGACGCACGACCAGCTGGTGACCCTGTACTCCTCGCTCTACCGGCTGTACCTGTACCCCAACTCCGGCTTCGAGAAGGTCGACGGGAAGGACCGGTACGCGAGCCCGTTCTCGCCGCAGACCGGACCCGACACGCCGACCCACACCGGCGCGAAGATCGTCGACGGGAAGGTGTACGTCAACAACGGTTTCTGGGACACCTACCGGACGACGTGGCCGGCCTACTCCTTCCTCACGCCGAAGAAGGCGGGCGAGCTGGTGGACGGATTCGTCCAGCAGTACAAGGACGGCGGCTGGATCTCCCGCTGGTCCTCCCCCGGCTACGCCGATCTGATGACGGGCACCTCCTCCGACGTCGCCTTCGCCGACGCGTATGTGAAGGGCGTCCGCGGCTTCGACGCGGAGGCGGCGTACGAGGCGGCGCTGAAGAACGCGACCGTCGCGCCGCCGAGCAAGGGCGTGGGCCGCAAGGGCATGGAGACCTCGCCGTTCCTCGGCTACGCCCCGACCGAGACGCACGAAGGCCTGTCGTGGTCGCTGGAGGGCTATCTCAACGACTACGGCCTGTCGAAGATGGCCGACGCGCTCCACGCGAAGACGAAGAAGGCCCGCTACAAGGAGGAGTCCGCCTACTTCCTCAACCGGGCCCGGAATTACGTCTCCCTCTTCGACACGAAGGCCGGCTTCTTCCAGGGCCGGAACGCCAAGGGCGACTGGCGGGTTCCGTCGGACCAGTACGACCCCCGGATCTGGGGTTACGACTACACCGAGACCAATGGCTGGGGATACGCCTTCACCGCGCCGCAGGACAGCCGGGGCCTGGCGAATGTGTACGGTGGCCGGGCGGAACTCGGCAAGAAACTGGACACCTATTTCGCCACTCCGGAAACGGCGTCCCCGGAATTCGTCGGCTCGTACGGCAGCGTCATCCATGAGATGACCGAGGCCCGCGACGTACGGATGGGCATGTACGGGCACTCCAACCAGGTCGCCCACCATGTCACCTACATGTACAACGCGGCCTCGCAGCCCTGGAAGACGCAGGAGAAGGTCCGCGAGGTCCTCTCCCGCCTCTACACCGGAAGCGAGATCGGGCAGGGCTACCACGGTGACGAGGACAACGGCGAGCAGTCCGCCTGGTTCCTCTTCTCCGCGCTCGGCTTCTACCCGCTGGTGATGGGCAGCGGGGAGTACGCGGTCGGCTCGCCGCTGTTCACCAAGGCGACCGTGCACTTGGACAACGGCCGCGACCTCGTGGTGAAGGCCCCGAAGAACAGCGCCCGCAACATCTACGTCCAGGGTCTGAAGGTGAACGGCAAGCGCTGGAACTCCACCGCCCTCCCGCACTCGCTGCTGGCGCGCGGCGGCACGCTGGAGTTCGACATGGGCGCGAAGCCGTCGAAGTGGGGTACGGGCAGCAGCGCCGCTCCCGTGTCCGTGACGAGGGACGACAAGGTGCCGTCGCCGAGGCACGACGCGATCAGCGGGCCGGGGGCGCTCTTCGACAACACCTCCGGTACGGAGGCGGCGTTGGAGGCGTCCGTGGACCTGCCCGTCGCGGCGGGCACCCGCGCGGTCCAGTACACGCTCACGTCCTCGGCGCGGGACAAGGCGCCGGCGGGCTGGGTGCTGCAGGGCTCGAAGGACGGCACGGCCTGGACCGATGTGGACAGGCGGTCGGGTGAGACGTTCGCCTGGGACAAGCAGACCCGTGTGTTCACGGTCGCGCGCCCGGGGACGTACCAGAAGTACCGGCTGGTGCCGGCCGGCGCCCAGGCGCAGACGGTGCTGGCGGAGGTCGAGTTGATCTCGTAG
- the ngcE gene encoding N-acetylglucosamine/diacetylchitobiose ABC transporter substrate-binding protein: MTSRTGSFDRRTLLRGAIATAAMGSLAVACGSPSGNGGGGGPKGKVGATNPFGVAEGSKVEAAIFDGGYGVDYVEYANKVIGKQVKGVAVQVKPVVDIAPELQPRFVGGNPPDLIDNSGEDQIGFLGILDQLETLDDVLEANNYEGTKIADTLYAGVKKPGTYNGKFVALNYVMTVYGVWYSKTLFEANGWTPPKTWDEALDLGQQAKKKGKYLFVHGKEAATYYRTLLIDSAIKEGGDEVRIALEKLEKDSWSHPAIQGVLKVMETMVKEKMFVPGGSGTQFQKAQAIWSNDQKALLYPSGGWIENEMKDATKTDFQMTGVPSMTLTGKPKIPYEALRAAAGEPFIVPKQGKNPAGGKEVLRAMLSQEAAANFSKTKLAPTIVKGTVPADGYGSSALVSQSKMLEAAGENIFNYLFVEAYGMNTDQLVPWNSFLAGDIDAKGLTSALQRISDKIREDDSIEKFEVS; encoded by the coding sequence ATGACCTCTCGTACCGGCTCTTTTGATAGGCGGACGCTCCTGCGCGGGGCGATCGCAACGGCAGCCATGGGTTCGCTTGCGGTTGCGTGTGGCTCTCCCTCTGGCAACGGTGGTGGCGGCGGCCCGAAGGGCAAGGTGGGGGCCACCAACCCGTTCGGTGTCGCCGAAGGTTCCAAGGTCGAAGCGGCCATCTTCGACGGCGGCTACGGCGTTGACTATGTCGAATACGCCAACAAGGTCATCGGGAAGCAGGTCAAGGGTGTCGCGGTCCAGGTCAAGCCGGTCGTCGACATTGCCCCCGAGCTCCAGCCCCGGTTCGTCGGCGGTAACCCGCCGGACCTCATCGACAACTCCGGTGAGGACCAGATCGGCTTCCTCGGCATCCTCGACCAGCTCGAGACACTGGATGACGTGCTTGAGGCCAACAACTACGAAGGCACGAAGATCGCCGACACGCTCTACGCGGGCGTCAAGAAGCCCGGAACGTACAACGGCAAGTTCGTCGCGCTCAACTACGTGATGACGGTGTACGGCGTCTGGTACTCGAAGACGCTGTTCGAGGCGAACGGCTGGACCCCGCCGAAGACCTGGGACGAGGCGCTCGACCTCGGCCAGCAGGCGAAGAAGAAGGGCAAGTACCTCTTCGTCCACGGCAAGGAAGCCGCGACCTATTACCGGACGCTCCTGATCGACTCGGCGATCAAGGAGGGCGGCGACGAGGTCCGGATCGCTCTCGAAAAGCTGGAGAAGGACTCCTGGTCGCATCCGGCCATCCAGGGCGTTCTCAAGGTCATGGAGACCATGGTCAAGGAGAAGATGTTCGTCCCCGGTGGCTCCGGCACGCAGTTCCAGAAGGCGCAGGCGATCTGGAGCAACGACCAGAAGGCGCTTCTCTACCCGTCCGGTGGCTGGATCGAGAACGAGATGAAGGACGCCACCAAGACGGACTTCCAGATGACTGGAGTTCCGTCAATGACGCTCACCGGCAAGCCGAAGATTCCCTACGAGGCGCTTCGCGCGGCCGCGGGCGAGCCGTTCATCGTGCCCAAGCAGGGCAAGAACCCGGCCGGCGGTAAGGAGGTGCTGCGGGCGATGCTGTCCCAGGAGGCGGCTGCCAACTTCTCCAAGACGAAGCTGGCCCCGACGATCGTCAAGGGCACCGTGCCTGCTGACGGCTACGGATCGTCCGCGCTGGTCTCACAGTCGAAGATGCTCGAGGCCGCGGGCGAGAACATCTTCAACTACCTGTTCGTCGAGGCCTACGGGATGAACACCGACCAGCTGGTGCCGTGGAACTCGTTCCTCGCCGGTGACATCGACGCCAAGGGCCTGACCTCGGCTCTGCAGAGGATTTCCGACAAGATCCGGGAAGACGACTCCATCGAGAAGTTCGAGGTCAGCTAG